From one Anaerolineae bacterium genomic stretch:
- a CDS encoding DUF91 domain-containing protein: MSIYEKPVRLLMKNFVDNLNIAKGQIITREQVISWFKTNYPKIKAGTIAAHLIKMSVNAPSRVHYNVSPVGEDDLFYQMDSSRFRLYDADRDPSPIYEKTQAEKVEITSSEELEEERPSTEFAYESDLRNFLSKNLTMIEPGLRLYEEEGISGVEFPVGGRFIDILAVDKHNNYVVIELKVSRGYDRVIGQLLRYVGWIEVNQAEPSQRVRGIIIAREISSDLRLATLKIPDVELYEYELSISLRKVKREANTVS; encoded by the coding sequence ATGTCTATTTATGAAAAACCTGTTCGTTTGTTAATGAAAAATTTTGTAGATAATTTGAATATTGCAAAGGGACAAATAATAACAAGAGAGCAGGTTATTTCTTGGTTCAAAACGAATTATCCCAAAATAAAGGCTGGCACAATTGCTGCTCATCTTATAAAAATGTCTGTGAATGCCCCCAGTCGGGTTCATTACAACGTGAGTCCCGTTGGTGAGGATGATCTCTTCTACCAAATGGATAGCAGTCGTTTTAGATTATATGATGCTGACCGTGATCCGTCGCCAATTTATGAAAAAACTCAAGCTGAGAAGGTTGAAATTACATCATCTGAAGAGTTAGAAGAAGAGCGACCATCTACAGAATTTGCCTATGAAAGTGACCTGAGAAATTTTCTTTCTAAAAATCTAACGATGATTGAACCAGGTCTCAGGTTGTATGAAGAAGAAGGAATAAGCGGGGTAGAGTTTCCCGTTGGTGGTCGTTTCATTGATATTTTGGCCGTTGATAAACATAATAATTACGTCGTTATTGAACTTAAAGTATCCAGAGGGTATGATCGAGTGATTGGTCAATTACTACGATATGTGGGGTGGATAGAGGTCAATCAAGCCGAACCTTCCCAACGAGTTAGAGGCATAATAATTGCAAGAGAAATCTCATCTGACTTACGCCTTGCCACCTTAAAAATACCCGATGTCGAACTATATGAATATGAGCTATCCATCTCTCTACGAAAGGTAAAGAGGGAGGCAAACACTGTCTCCTGA
- a CDS encoding AAA family ATPase has product MPPSEAQVRVPQPQSPSQQAPQQPPQPRTPRGAAQRRLSGPTPRSLNQVLREADRMVVQGELDEYLPIPCGFDQIDRLIGGGLRRTELVLLGGPQGIGKTITALQMARNLALNEATYALYVSYEHSEVHLLNRLICQESIDPTISDTSGGIRLKDLHNIVVSKRAREWVRNEGNVGLHQILSQHPKTAKAMETINRYADRLILMKASPATTTLNSIREIARQISEATQGKLVLFIDYLQKVAIYPERAADENDKVTIIVEGLKDIAMTQNIPVVAIVAADREGLRSKRMHLYHLRGSSALDYECDIAILMNNKFHILSKDHVSFNPYKSESYRDWVVFTLEKNRAGRAMIDVEFQMRAQHFCFNPKGNLVEQKLIDEKIIVE; this is encoded by the coding sequence ACCTTCAGAGGCCCAAGTTAGAGTGCCACAACCGCAAAGTCCATCCCAGCAAGCGCCCCAACAACCGCCCCAACCACGCACGCCCCGCGGCGCAGCGCAACGCCGGTTGAGCGGCCCCACACCCAGAAGTTTGAACCAGGTTTTAAGAGAAGCCGACCGGATGGTGGTCCAGGGCGAACTGGACGAATATTTACCCATACCTTGCGGCTTTGACCAAATTGACCGCTTGATCGGCGGCGGTTTGCGCCGGACAGAACTGGTTTTATTGGGTGGGCCTCAAGGTATTGGCAAAACCATTACCGCTCTCCAAATGGCCCGCAACTTGGCTCTTAATGAGGCCACTTACGCGCTTTACGTTTCTTACGAACACAGCGAAGTCCACCTCTTAAATCGCCTTATCTGCCAGGAAAGCATTGACCCCACCATTAGCGACACCAGCGGCGGCATTCGTTTGAAAGACTTGCACAATATTGTCGTCAGCAAACGCGCCCGCGAGTGGGTGCGCAATGAAGGCAACGTGGGCCTACATCAAATTTTATCACAGCATCCCAAGACTGCCAAAGCGATGGAAACAATTAATCGCTACGCCGACCGCCTGATTTTGATGAAAGCCAGCCCGGCCACCACCACCTTGAACAGTATTCGAGAAATAGCCCGCCAAATTTCCGAGGCCACCCAGGGCAAACTGGTTCTATTTATTGACTACCTGCAAAAAGTGGCTATTTACCCGGAACGCGCCGCCGACGAAAACGACAAAGTCACCATCATTGTCGAAGGTCTCAAAGATATTGCCATGACCCAAAACATTCCGGTGGTGGCTATTGTGGCCGCCGACCGGGAGGGACTGCGCAGCAAACGGATGCACCTGTATCACCTGCGTGGCAGTTCCGCCCTGGATTACGAATGTGACATTGCTATTCTCATGAACAATAAATTCCACATTTTGTCTAAAGACCATGTTTCCTTCAACCCTTACAAAAGCGAGAGCTACCGCGACTGGGTGGTCTTTACCCTGGAGAAAAACCGGGCCGGCCGGGCTATGATAGACGTGGAGTTCCAAATGCGAGCGCAGCACTTCTGCTTTAATCCCAAAGGCAATTTGGTTGAGCAGAAGCTTATTGATGAAAAGATTATTGTCGAATAA